One region of Chryseobacterium muglaense genomic DNA includes:
- a CDS encoding energy transducer TonB: MRKLIIVSVLLFGYYTQAQEIAGTTELPELDLKKHKSEIFDDVEKPAEFSEGINGFRRKLLEKLKVKNIVSQGIEKCELMFVIERDGTLTGITANGTNESFNNEAIRAVSKIKGKWIPATLNGQKVRYRFRVPLTLNFN, encoded by the coding sequence ATGAGAAAATTAATTATAGTTTCTGTATTACTATTTGGATATTATACACAAGCTCAGGAAATTGCAGGAACAACCGAACTGCCGGAATTAGATTTGAAAAAACATAAATCTGAAATTTTTGATGACGTTGAAAAACCTGCTGAATTTTCTGAAGGTATCAACGGTTTCAGACGAAAGTTACTTGAGAAATTAAAAGTTAAAAATATAGTAAGTCAGGGCATTGAAAAATGCGAACTTATGTTTGTCATTGAAAGAGATGGTACTCTTACAGGAATTACGGCAAATGGAACGAATGAAAGTTTTAATAATGAAGCAATTCGAGCGGTTTCTAAAATTAAAGGCAAATGGATTCCTGCTACACTTAACGGGCAAAAAGTGAGATATCGCTTCAGAGTACCGCTTACCTTAAATTTCAATTAA
- a CDS encoding energy transducer TonB, with amino-acid sequence MKKAFFLMVLSFSSLVFSQNTDEKKTVETTISDVSGLPDYEVIKNKLDLKQVVTKADTIPEFPGGMDAFKRKYFENIETLDLKKNEKLDTRLYFIVEKNGYVRNVTAVSKNKKHAEAAEQGLRKIFVRWKPAKLNGEAVRYIFFFPLVSKKFN; translated from the coding sequence ATGAAAAAAGCGTTTTTTTTAATGGTTCTTAGTTTTTCTTCTCTTGTTTTTTCACAAAATACAGACGAAAAAAAAACTGTTGAGACTACCATTTCCGATGTTTCTGGTTTGCCGGATTATGAAGTTATTAAAAATAAACTAGACCTTAAACAGGTCGTTACAAAAGCAGATACCATCCCTGAATTTCCGGGTGGAATGGATGCCTTTAAAAGAAAATACTTCGAAAATATTGAAACTTTAGATCTTAAGAAAAACGAAAAATTAGATACAAGACTCTATTTTATTGTTGAAAAAAACGGATATGTAAGAAACGTTACTGCTGTTTCAAAAAACAAAAAACATGCAGAAGCGGCAGAACAAGGATTGAGAAAGATTTTTGTTCGCTGGAAACCTGCAAAATTAAACGGTGAAGCGGTACGCTATATATTCTTTTTTCCTTTGGTGAGTAAAAAGTTTAATTAA
- a CDS encoding energy transducer TonB, producing MKTFTLVIIIICNGFVFGQNIPVSTATPTIPKTIEIVHEATVCHDYPDHEAYFPNGNEAFTKNVEDAIILDSVKIKKNENILKAILSFTVEKDGNITETQIIGSNKSFNNSIEKAIKRIKGKWIPEKLNGNVVRSKLQIPININFK from the coding sequence ATGAAAACTTTTACTTTAGTTATCATAATAATCTGTAACGGATTCGTTTTCGGACAGAATATTCCAGTATCTACCGCAACGCCAACCATACCGAAAACAATAGAGATTGTTCATGAAGCTACAGTATGTCATGATTATCCTGATCATGAAGCCTATTTTCCAAATGGCAACGAAGCTTTCACCAAGAATGTTGAGGATGCTATCATATTAGACTCAGTAAAAATCAAAAAGAATGAAAATATTCTTAAAGCAATTCTTAGTTTTACCGTAGAAAAGGATGGTAATATTACAGAAACTCAGATTATAGGATCAAACAAAAGCTTTAATAATTCTATAGAAAAAGCCATAAAACGCATCAAAGGTAAATGGATTCCAGAAAAACTTAATGGAAATGTTGTAAGAAGTAAACTTCAAATTCCTATTAATATAAATTTTAAGTAA
- the mutS gene encoding DNA mismatch repair protein MutS, with amino-acid sequence MAKATKKETPLMTQYNTIKARYPDALLLFRVGDFYETFGQDAVRTSQILGIVLTKRANGEGHIELAGFPHHSVDSYLPKLVRAGIRVAICDQLEDPKTVKGIVKRGVTELVTPGVTFNDQVLSSKKNNFLLSLHKEKEKYGIALVDVSTGEFLVSEGNLDKILHIINTFDPSEIIYQRSVQIPDQLKNRNVFKLEDWAYQYNFAYEKLTNQFKTNSLKGFGVESLPLAITAAGAIFAYLVEDTHHKLLAHITKIQIIPQEDYLMMDHFTLRNLEIVYPSNPKGKSLLDIIDKTSTPMGGRLLRRRIILPLKSVEEIGRRLSLIDFLNENDQLKYEISQLLRAISDLDRLMGKLAAEKISPKELGYLRQSLINIQKIKGLLHPHADILAWLEPLNSLDELIQLLENHLNEELPVNLAKGNVIKQNISEELDHLRGLQNKGRGFLDEMCQREVERTGITSLKIDFNNVFGYFIEVRNAHKDKVPSEWIRKQTLVNAERYITEELKEYESQILGAEEKVSILENQLYRKVCSDTMIYIDRIQENSNIIAQLDVAVGFSELAVSESYTKPVLNDGFGIDLKEARHPIIENALPLGEKYIPNDIFLDKDSQQIIMVTGPNMAGKSAILRQTAIVCLMAQIGSFVPAKHAEIGLLDKIFTRVGASDNISAGESTFMVEMNEAANILNNISERSLILLDEIGRGTSTYDGVSIAWAIAEYLHQHPTQAKTLFATHYHELNEMTVNFERVKNFHVSIQENKGNIIFLRKLIPGGSEHSFGIHVAKLAGMPAKVVNRANEILKTLEASRSQSGSSENIKRVTDEQMQLSFFQLDDPVLENIREELTKIDINTLTPIEALMKLNSIKKMIGK; translated from the coding sequence ATGGCAAAGGCGACGAAGAAAGAAACCCCGTTAATGACGCAGTACAACACCATCAAGGCGAGATATCCTGATGCACTTTTACTTTTCAGAGTGGGAGATTTCTACGAAACTTTTGGTCAGGATGCCGTTCGAACATCTCAAATTTTGGGCATTGTTCTTACGAAAAGAGCCAACGGAGAAGGTCACATCGAATTGGCTGGTTTTCCGCATCATTCGGTAGATTCTTATTTGCCAAAATTGGTAAGAGCCGGAATTCGTGTGGCTATTTGCGACCAGTTGGAAGACCCGAAAACCGTCAAAGGAATTGTAAAACGTGGCGTGACAGAATTGGTGACACCAGGTGTTACTTTCAACGATCAGGTTCTTAGCTCAAAAAAGAATAATTTCCTGCTTTCGCTTCACAAGGAAAAAGAAAAATACGGAATTGCTTTGGTTGATGTTTCCACCGGAGAATTTTTGGTAAGTGAAGGGAATTTAGATAAGATCTTACACATCATCAATACATTCGATCCGAGTGAAATTATTTATCAGCGAAGTGTACAGATCCCGGATCAGCTGAAAAACAGAAATGTTTTTAAATTGGAAGATTGGGCCTATCAATATAATTTTGCTTACGAAAAACTGACGAATCAGTTTAAAACCAATTCGTTAAAAGGTTTCGGAGTTGAAAGTTTACCTTTGGCAATTACTGCTGCAGGAGCTATTTTCGCTTATCTCGTTGAAGATACGCACCACAAATTATTGGCACACATCACCAAAATTCAGATCATTCCGCAGGAAGATTATCTGATGATGGATCATTTTACGCTGAGAAATCTTGAAATCGTTTATCCAAGCAATCCAAAAGGGAAATCTTTATTAGATATTATCGATAAAACTTCTACACCAATGGGCGGAAGATTATTGAGAAGAAGAATTATACTTCCTTTAAAATCTGTCGAAGAAATTGGAAGGCGACTATCTTTAATTGATTTTTTAAACGAAAATGACCAGTTGAAATATGAAATTTCGCAATTGTTGCGAGCAATTTCAGATCTAGACCGATTAATGGGAAAATTGGCGGCAGAAAAAATCTCACCTAAAGAATTGGGTTATCTGCGTCAAAGTTTAATTAATATTCAGAAAATTAAGGGATTACTTCATCCTCATGCCGATATTTTAGCTTGGCTGGAACCTTTAAACTCATTAGATGAATTGATTCAATTGCTTGAAAATCATCTGAATGAAGAGCTTCCTGTGAATCTTGCGAAAGGAAATGTAATTAAGCAAAATATTTCTGAAGAGCTTGATCATTTGCGGGGTCTTCAAAATAAAGGGCGTGGTTTTCTTGACGAAATGTGTCAGCGAGAAGTAGAACGCACCGGAATTACCAGCCTGAAAATTGATTTCAATAATGTTTTCGGATACTTTATTGAAGTAAGAAATGCTCATAAAGATAAAGTTCCGAGTGAATGGATTAGAAAGCAGACGCTTGTAAATGCCGAAAGATACATCACCGAAGAACTGAAAGAATACGAAAGCCAGATTTTGGGTGCTGAAGAAAAAGTCAGTATTCTTGAAAATCAACTGTACCGAAAAGTGTGTTCAGACACGATGATCTACATCGACAGAATTCAGGAAAATTCAAACATTATTGCGCAACTTGATGTTGCGGTAGGTTTCTCTGAACTGGCGGTTTCTGAAAGCTATACAAAACCTGTTTTGAATGATGGTTTTGGTATCGATTTAAAAGAGGCAAGGCATCCAATCATTGAAAATGCACTTCCTTTAGGTGAAAAGTATATTCCAAACGATATCTTTTTAGACAAAGATTCTCAACAGATCATTATGGTTACCGGACCCAACATGGCGGGTAAATCGGCAATTTTGAGACAGACTGCAATTGTTTGTTTAATGGCGCAGATTGGAAGTTTTGTTCCGGCTAAACATGCGGAAATAGGGCTTTTAGATAAGATTTTTACCAGAGTAGGTGCGAGCGATAATATTTCGGCAGGCGAATCTACTTTTATGGTGGAAATGAATGAAGCTGCGAATATTCTGAATAATATTTCTGAAAGAAGTTTAATTTTATTAGACGAAATTGGTCGTGGTACATCAACCTATGATGGGGTTTCTATTGCGTGGGCAATTGCGGAATATCTTCATCAACATCCGACTCAGGCTAAAACATTATTTGCAACGCATTATCATGAGCTTAACGAAATGACCGTGAATTTCGAGCGTGTGAAAAATTTCCATGTTTCTATTCAGGAGAATAAAGGAAATATCATTTTCCTGAGAAAACTAATTCCTGGCGGAAGCGAACATAGTTTTGGTATTCACGTGGCGAAACTGGCGGGAATGCCTGCAAAAGTAGTTAACAGAGCGAATGAGATTCTGAAAACACTTGAAGCAAGCCGTTCTCAAAGTGGTTCTTCTGAAAATATTAAAAGAGTAACGGATGAACAGATGCAGCTTTCTTTCTTTCAGCTAGATGATCCTGTTTTGGAAAATATCAGAGAGGAATTAACGAAAATTGACATCAATACTTTAACGCCAATTGAAGCTTTAATGAAGCTGAATTCGATTAAAAAGATGATTGGAAAATAA
- a CDS encoding cupin-like domain-containing protein — MILENVDVVNDITKEDFQQNYFKKQKPLLIKNYASRWEAFDKWNFDFIKEKAGEQEVPLYDNKPADSKKSSDAPVAKMKMKEYIDTIKSKPSDLRIFFYIITDRLPELLKNFTYPDLGIKFFKRLPTLFFGGSDAHVLMHYDVDLGDFMHFHFEGKKRILLFDQKQSKFLYKVPLSVHTVYDIDYENPDYEKFPALKYAKGIEIFMEHGDALFIPGAFWHFNRYLEPGFSMSLRALPNKPKVFANMMYHVFIMRYTDKLMRKLFKANWVNFKQKWAYEKATEALGKFERRSGKN; from the coding sequence ATGATTCTCGAAAACGTAGATGTTGTAAACGATATAACGAAAGAAGATTTTCAACAAAATTATTTCAAAAAACAGAAACCGCTGCTCATAAAAAATTATGCAAGTCGATGGGAGGCTTTCGATAAATGGAATTTTGATTTCATTAAAGAAAAAGCAGGTGAACAGGAAGTTCCTTTGTATGATAACAAACCAGCAGATTCTAAGAAAAGTTCTGATGCGCCTGTCGCAAAGATGAAAATGAAAGAGTATATCGATACGATAAAATCTAAACCTTCTGACCTTCGGATTTTCTTTTATATCATTACCGACCGTCTTCCTGAACTGCTCAAAAATTTTACGTATCCTGATTTGGGAATTAAATTTTTCAAAAGACTTCCTACATTATTTTTTGGCGGAAGTGATGCGCATGTTTTAATGCATTATGACGTTGACTTGGGAGATTTTATGCATTTTCATTTTGAAGGTAAGAAGAGGATTCTTTTGTTTGACCAAAAACAGTCTAAGTTTTTATATAAAGTTCCATTGTCGGTTCACACGGTTTACGATATTGATTATGAAAATCCGGATTATGAGAAATTTCCTGCTTTAAAATATGCAAAAGGCATTGAAATTTTCATGGAACACGGCGATGCACTTTTCATTCCCGGAGCTTTTTGGCATTTCAACAGATACTTGGAACCCGGTTTTTCGATGTCATTAAGAGCTTTACCTAATAAACCTAAAGTTTTTGCCAATATGATGTACCATGTTTTTATCATGAGATATACGGATAAATTAATGCGAAAACTTTTTAAAGCCAATTGGGTAAATTTCAAACAAAAATGGGCATATGAAAAAGCAACAGAAGCCTTGGGAAAATTTGAGAGAAGGTCTGGGAAGAATTAG
- a CDS encoding bestrophin family protein, translating into MRVYNTKHFLKILVSLHKSDTMKILFPTMILMAVYSYGVQYLEVEYLHLTSKSKVSNVGLIHSLLGFVLSLLLVFRTNTAYDRWWEGRKLWGKLVNDTRNFAVKINMILSDDRDSANQIARYLKYYPHFLAKHLSQESTRLALDEDYSEIEKSLRNHGPTDLVILLTHKLHQLKKEGKISDVEMLYLDTQISGFLDVCGGCERIKNTPIPYSYSSFIKKFIILYVLALPIAYVINLGFFMIPLTVFVYYVLMSLELIAEEIEDPFNNDENDIPMEMIAQNIERNVHQIMGAKK; encoded by the coding sequence ATGAGAGTTTACAATACCAAACATTTCCTGAAAATATTGGTCAGCTTACACAAAAGCGACACCATGAAAATTCTATTCCCCACGATGATTTTGATGGCTGTTTACTCTTACGGAGTTCAGTATCTAGAAGTTGAATACCTGCATTTAACCTCAAAATCTAAAGTGAGCAATGTCGGATTGATCCATTCATTATTAGGATTTGTTTTGTCTTTATTGTTGGTTTTCAGAACCAATACGGCCTATGACAGATGGTGGGAAGGACGAAAACTTTGGGGAAAACTGGTGAATGACACAAGAAATTTCGCTGTAAAAATCAATATGATTCTTTCAGACGACAGAGATTCAGCCAACCAAATTGCACGTTACTTAAAATACTATCCCCATTTTCTGGCTAAACACCTTTCTCAGGAATCTACAAGATTAGCTTTGGATGAAGATTATTCTGAAATCGAAAAGTCTTTACGAAATCATGGCCCGACAGATTTAGTGATTCTTCTGACGCACAAATTGCATCAGTTAAAAAAAGAAGGAAAGATATCTGATGTAGAAATGCTGTATCTAGACACTCAAATCTCAGGTTTTCTTGATGTTTGCGGAGGTTGTGAAAGAATTAAAAACACACCAATCCCCTATTCATACTCTTCATTTATAAAAAAGTTTATCATTTTATATGTTTTGGCTCTACCGATTGCTTATGTAATCAATCTCGGATTTTTCATGATTCCGCTGACGGTTTTTGTGTACTATGTATTGATGAGTCTGGAATTGATTGCTGAAGAAATTGAAGACCCTTTCAATAATGACGAGAATGATATTCCGATGGAAATGATAGCACAGAATATTGAGAGAAATGTGCATCAGATTATGGGCGCAAAAAAATAA
- a CDS encoding RNA methyltransferase, producing MVNKLKLEELNRIDVETFKKVEKIPLVVVLDNIRSMHNVGATFRTADAFLVQKIILCGITPQPPHREIHKAALGATESVDWSYESDINTTINDLKSQGFEVVGIEQTTNSAMITDFKIDNTKKYAVILGNEVEGISDEALQNIDSFIEIPQLGTKHSLNVSVCGGIVMWEFAKALK from the coding sequence TTGGTAAATAAATTAAAACTGGAAGAACTCAACAGAATTGATGTAGAAACTTTTAAAAAAGTTGAAAAAATTCCTTTAGTAGTCGTTTTAGATAATATAAGAAGTATGCACAATGTGGGAGCAACGTTCAGAACGGCTGATGCTTTTTTGGTTCAGAAAATTATCCTGTGTGGAATTACACCGCAACCGCCACACCGCGAAATTCACAAAGCAGCATTAGGCGCAACAGAAAGCGTAGACTGGAGCTATGAAAGTGACATAAACACCACCATCAATGATTTAAAAAGCCAGGGTTTTGAAGTGGTAGGAATCGAGCAGACAACCAACAGTGCGATGATTACCGATTTTAAAATCGACAATACTAAAAAATATGCGGTTATTTTAGGCAATGAAGTAGAAGGAATCAGCGATGAAGCTTTGCAGAATATAGATTCTTTTATTGAAATTCCGCAGCTTGGAACAAAGCACTCTTTAAACGTAAGCGTATGCGGTGGAATCGTGATGTGGGAGTTTGCAAAAGCCCTAAAATAA